The genomic region AATGCAGCAATGGCGTCCAGGCGCCGAGGTCTAATCCATAGGTAGCAATTGCGACCAAGTGGCTGGCGATACGGTTGAGTTCGGCAACAAAAACGCGGATATATTCTGCGCGGTCGGGCGATTCGATTTCGACCAGTTTTTCGACCGCCGCCGCCCATACCCAGTTGGTGTTCATCGCCGCCAGATAGTCCATGCGGTCGGCATAGGGCAGATATTGATCGTAAGGGATCGACTCGCCGATCTTCTCTTTGCAGCGGTGCAAAAAGCCGATGCGGGGAATGGCGCGATTGACAATCTCGCCGTCCGTATGCAGTTCGACTTGCAGCACGCCGTGCGTACTCGGGTGTTGCGGCCCCATGTATATGACCATGGGCTCGCCTTGCAGAGGTTTCGGTTGTGCGGGCGTCATTGGCATCGTTGCGCGTCTCGTTTAAAGCCCAATTTCTTTAAGGCGTTCGTGTGTGGGCATCACATAGTCTTTGCGGAGGGGGTGCCCTTCCCACTCTTCCGGTAACAAAATTCTCGTTAAATCGGGGTGGCCTTCATACACAATCCCCATCAAATCATACGATTCGCGTTCATGCCAATCGGCGGAAGGCCAAACCGACGTAACCGAGGGGACAATAGGATTTTCTTTTGAGGTACGGACTTTGAGAATGGCGCGCTGTTTGAGCGAAATCGAGAACAGATGGTAAACGCTCTCAAAATACTCAGGCCATTCAACGCCGCTGATGCAATGCAGCATCTTGAACTGACAGCGCTCATCGTCTTTCAAAAAGCGGCAGACTTCGACGAGCGAATCAGATTTCAGAACGATATACGGATCGCGAAAGCCTTTTTTTTCATCGCCGGTAACGACGTGTTCGATGACGGCGTCTTTGCCGAAGGTTTCGCGTAGCAGATTGAAGAGTTCGAGATGTTCCATGGCGCTTATTCGAGATGTTCCCTTAGAGTTCCGGCTAATTAGGCGGCGTCAACCGCTTTCTGTTTTCGCAAAACGCGGTCTTGACGAATCTTGTCTTGTAATTCAATCAATCCCGCCATCAGAGTTTCAGGACGCGGAGGGCATCCGGGAACATAAACATCAACGGGAATATATAAATCAACGCCTTTAACGACGTGATATCCGTGTTCGTGATAAGGGCCGCCGCCGATGGCGCAACTGCCCATCGCAATGACGTAGCGCGGCTCCGGCATCTGGTCATAAAGCAATTTAATTCGCTTCGCCATTTTATAAGTGACGGTTCCCGCGACGATCATCAGGTCAGACTGGCGGGGAGACGCACGAAAGACGCCAGCGCCGAAGCGGTCTAAATCAAACCGGCAGGCAGCGGTGTGCATCATCTCAATCGCGCAACAGGCGAGACCAAACGTCATTGGCCAGATAGAAGAAAGGCGAGCCCAATTGAATAGAGAGTCAGCCGAAGTGACGATGACTCCTTCTTCAAATTTTCCTTCGAGCATACCCACAGTGGGAAACTCCTTCGTTGTTGAATCAAAGTTGCCTAAATAGCTAACAAGAAAAGTATAACAATCTTGCCTGAATGTGCGAAGGTGAAAACACCAAATTTATTTCACAGAGTTCGAAGGACTGCCTTTTTTGTAGAGGAACCAACCAATGCCGCCGATCGCAACCAACACAATCAGCAAATCTATCAGGGATGATAAAACAGCGCCTAAGCTCAACCCATCAATCGTATTCATATTTTCTATACCCTCGGTCGTTCTTCTGGAGTTATTTGTCGTGAATCGGTTAAACCCGCTCCGAAACGGTGCGGCTGGTTAAAACCCATTCAAGATGGCCTTTGACCCAACAATAGGCGAGGCCGATCCCCAGAATAAACAGAAATACAAACATTTCCCAAAACGCCAGCGCTCCCATTGAGGCTAGCAGATTGCGGTATTCAACCGCCCAGGGAATCAAGAAAAGCACTTCAACGTCAAAAACGATAAATAAGAGCGCGATGATGTAAAACCGGATATTAAACCGGATCCACGGCGACCCGACGGGGCGCTCGCCGCACTCATAATTTAATTGTTTGTCTGGATAGGGGTTCCGTGGAGCGATCACCTTTGCAATAAAGACGCCCGCAAAAACGGAAAACACCGCGAAGAGAATAAAGACAAAGGCGCCCAACAAATGGGCTGCCATCGGCAACTGAGAAGCGTTATCCACGAAAGACTGACCTCATATTGATGTTAAAACGCTTACCTTTTCTACAAGGAAGAGCGATTCAAGCCGATTACTTTTCTCGATCCAAGCAGAGATAAAGCAACCACGACAAAACGGCTCTCACATAAAAATGGGCGACCACGTCGCCGTTGTTGTACCGAGTTAAAGTTGTAGCATCCGGCGCCCAAAAGCGCAAGAGCAAAATTAACCCTTTTCACCACTTTGTTTATAACCAACTCATTATATTAATGTTAAAAAACATATATTTACGACGCAACAAAATAACACCACCTATAATTTATTCAAGATTCTATGGGCAAAGCAAAAAAATCACCGCTCGGAATGCCTCT from Candidatus Hinthialibacter antarcticus harbors:
- a CDS encoding NADH-quinone oxidoreductase subunit A, with amino-acid sequence MDNASQLPMAAHLLGAFVFILFAVFSVFAGVFIAKVIAPRNPYPDKQLNYECGERPVGSPWIRFNIRFYIIALLFIVFDVEVLFLIPWAVEYRNLLASMGALAFWEMFVFLFILGIGLAYCWVKGHLEWVLTSRTVSERV
- a CDS encoding NADH-quinone oxidoreductase subunit C, whose product is MEHLELFNLLRETFGKDAVIEHVVTGDEKKGFRDPYIVLKSDSLVEVCRFLKDDERCQFKMLHCISGVEWPEYFESVYHLFSISLKQRAILKVRTSKENPIVPSVTSVWPSADWHERESYDLMGIVYEGHPDLTRILLPEEWEGHPLRKDYVMPTHERLKEIGL
- a CDS encoding NADH-quinone oxidoreductase subunit B family protein is translated as MLEGKFEEGVIVTSADSLFNWARLSSIWPMTFGLACCAIEMMHTAACRFDLDRFGAGVFRASPRQSDLMIVAGTVTYKMAKRIKLLYDQMPEPRYVIAMGSCAIGGGPYHEHGYHVVKGVDLYIPVDVYVPGCPPRPETLMAGLIELQDKIRQDRVLRKQKAVDAA